One region of Baekduia soli genomic DNA includes:
- a CDS encoding EAL domain-containing protein, protein MDVPDPVQVLVVDGQPASRGLAAIWLAEGLGRGVDVLEAETLAQMRELVAGRAPEVVILDQRLPDGEGLDGARKLLAADPDAAVILLTGVGDRALDERAERAGVTDSMVKHDVDGRVLCRAVRHALRRRDDRRRLRRSEARHRSLVRALPDTAAFVVDADLRFVMAGGDALDAAGWDPERIVGRTVQELSAGTGGADLSDHYRTALAGERRVIERTSANGRTYRTAFAPLPTEPGGPPEAMAVTFDVTEQLRRADELQRAHAIANTGSWWWTPAEDVLHWSPELRRIYGVDEAQATPRLSDFLRGAVVGDRDRRRVLEAARGAILEGRDAELEFTIRRADGELRRLRTRVDCVAGADGELRRLEGISRDVTDERAVHDRRAAVERELRAGQERLRVVLRNLPRAIVAVYDRDLRCRDLEGGCGSAFAVDRREVLGRTIDEIVPPDTLAILEPAMRAALAGRTEEVECIAPTSGLELGITCAPYVDGDGEIAGVINIVRDVTDEHVALREARAAERRFEVAFDRAPIGMCLVALDGRMMRANDALAAITGHSTEAIGEMEPLSYVHPADAQRVRREFARVSVRDVAVDHRIVHADGHTVWVQSRATLVRHPSGDPSHVLAQVQDITERRQYEDRLQHLADHDPLTGLLNRRGFEQALDAHLVAARRPAAAGGLLVIDLDGFKYINDTLGHTAGDELIVGCATALRRRLREGDLLARLGGDEFAVLLPGATAAQAATVAEALVTAVREQAAGFGGQHAGNVTASIGVAMFDEASGTAEAMLVNADLAMYDAKEAGKDRVAFYRSEGLEQPRIKARMDWLQRIDRALDEDRFVLYAQPVVDLARDEVVQHEVLVRMLDDHGDPIPPVTFLSIAERFGTIGAIDRWVLRRAIRSMGEVREAGGRMALAVNVSGLSTGDPELPGLIAAELEAARVAAEDLSIELTETAAVSDIPRARRFAEAVRALGCRFALDDFGAGFGSFYYLKHLPFDVLKIDGEFVKHAGRDATDRLVISAVTEIARGLGKRTVAEFVPDDATIALLLRHGVDFGQGYHLGPPRPLADVMTECALPVPGVPAR, encoded by the coding sequence ATGGATGTCCCGGACCCGGTCCAGGTGCTGGTCGTCGATGGCCAGCCGGCCTCGCGCGGCCTGGCCGCGATCTGGCTGGCCGAAGGGCTGGGCCGCGGGGTCGACGTCCTGGAGGCCGAGACGCTGGCGCAGATGCGCGAGCTCGTCGCGGGCCGGGCGCCCGAGGTCGTCATCCTCGACCAGCGCCTGCCCGACGGCGAGGGCCTGGACGGGGCGCGCAAGCTGCTGGCCGCCGATCCCGACGCCGCCGTGATCCTGCTGACGGGCGTGGGAGACCGCGCCCTCGACGAGCGGGCCGAGCGCGCCGGGGTCACCGACTCCATGGTCAAGCACGACGTCGACGGGCGGGTGCTCTGCCGCGCCGTGCGCCACGCGCTGCGCCGCCGCGACGACCGACGCCGGCTGCGCCGCAGCGAGGCGCGCCACCGCAGCCTCGTGCGGGCGCTGCCCGACACCGCCGCGTTCGTCGTCGACGCCGACCTGCGCTTCGTCATGGCCGGGGGCGACGCGCTGGACGCCGCGGGCTGGGACCCCGAGCGCATCGTCGGGCGCACGGTGCAGGAGCTCTCGGCCGGCACCGGCGGCGCCGACCTGTCCGACCACTACCGGACCGCGCTGGCCGGCGAGCGCCGCGTCATCGAGCGCACGTCGGCCAACGGCCGCACCTACCGCACCGCGTTCGCCCCGCTGCCCACGGAGCCCGGCGGCCCGCCGGAGGCCATGGCCGTCACCTTCGACGTCACCGAGCAGCTGCGCCGCGCCGACGAGCTGCAGCGCGCGCACGCCATCGCCAACACCGGCTCCTGGTGGTGGACGCCCGCCGAGGACGTCCTGCACTGGTCGCCCGAGCTGCGCCGCATCTACGGCGTGGACGAGGCGCAGGCCACGCCGCGCCTGTCGGACTTCCTGCGCGGTGCGGTCGTCGGCGACCGGGACCGCCGCCGGGTGCTCGAGGCCGCCCGCGGCGCGATCCTCGAGGGCCGCGACGCCGAGCTGGAGTTCACGATCCGCCGCGCCGACGGCGAGCTGCGCCGGCTGCGGACGCGCGTGGACTGCGTGGCCGGCGCCGACGGCGAGCTGCGGCGCCTGGAGGGCATCAGCCGCGACGTGACCGACGAGCGCGCCGTGCACGACCGCCGCGCCGCCGTCGAGCGCGAGCTGCGCGCCGGCCAGGAGCGCCTGCGCGTCGTGCTGCGCAACCTGCCGCGCGCGATCGTCGCCGTCTACGACCGCGACCTGCGCTGCCGCGACCTCGAGGGCGGGTGCGGCTCGGCCTTCGCGGTCGACCGCCGCGAGGTGCTGGGCCGCACGATCGACGAGATCGTCCCGCCCGACACGCTGGCGATCCTCGAGCCCGCGATGCGCGCGGCGCTGGCGGGCCGCACGGAGGAGGTCGAGTGCATCGCGCCGACCAGCGGCCTGGAGCTCGGGATCACCTGCGCGCCCTACGTCGACGGCGACGGCGAGATCGCCGGGGTCATCAACATCGTCCGCGACGTGACCGACGAGCACGTGGCGCTGCGCGAGGCCCGCGCCGCCGAGCGCCGCTTCGAGGTCGCCTTCGACCGCGCGCCGATCGGCATGTGCCTCGTCGCCCTCGACGGGCGCATGATGCGCGCCAACGACGCGCTGGCCGCCATCACCGGCCACTCGACCGAGGCCATCGGCGAGATGGAGCCGCTGAGCTACGTCCACCCGGCCGACGCCCAGCGGGTGCGCCGCGAGTTCGCCCGCGTTTCGGTGCGCGACGTGGCCGTCGACCACCGCATCGTCCACGCCGACGGCCACACGGTCTGGGTCCAGTCGCGCGCGACGCTCGTGCGTCATCCCTCCGGGGACCCGTCCCACGTGCTGGCCCAGGTGCAGGACATCACCGAGCGCCGCCAGTACGAGGACCGCCTCCAGCACCTCGCCGACCACGACCCGCTCACCGGGCTGCTCAACCGCCGCGGCTTCGAGCAGGCGCTGGACGCCCACCTGGTCGCGGCACGGCGCCCGGCGGCGGCCGGCGGCCTGCTGGTCATCGACCTCGACGGCTTCAAGTACATCAACGACACGCTGGGGCACACCGCCGGCGACGAGCTGATCGTGGGCTGCGCGACGGCGCTGCGCCGGCGCCTGCGTGAGGGCGACCTCCTCGCGCGGCTGGGCGGTGACGAGTTCGCCGTGCTGCTGCCCGGCGCCACGGCGGCGCAGGCGGCGACCGTCGCCGAGGCCCTGGTCACCGCGGTCCGCGAGCAGGCCGCCGGCTTCGGCGGCCAGCACGCCGGCAACGTGACCGCGTCGATCGGCGTTGCGATGTTCGACGAGGCCTCCGGGACCGCGGAGGCGATGCTCGTCAACGCCGACCTGGCGATGTACGACGCCAAGGAGGCCGGCAAGGACCGCGTCGCGTTCTACCGCTCCGAGGGCCTCGAGCAGCCGCGCATCAAGGCCCGGATGGACTGGCTGCAGCGCATCGACCGCGCGCTGGACGAGGACCGCTTCGTGCTCTACGCCCAGCCCGTCGTCGACCTGGCGCGCGACGAGGTCGTCCAGCACGAGGTGCTCGTGCGCATGCTCGACGACCACGGCGACCCGATCCCGCCCGTGACGTTCCTGTCGATCGCCGAGCGCTTCGGGACGATCGGCGCCATCGACCGCTGGGTGCTGCGGCGGGCGATCCGCTCCATGGGCGAGGTCCGCGAGGCCGGCGGCCGGATGGCGCTGGCCGTCAACGTGTCGGGGCTGTCGACAGGCGACCCGGAGCTGCCCGGGCTCATCGCGGCCGAGCTCGAGGCCGCACGGGTGGCCGCCGAGGACCTGTCGATCGAGCTGACCGAGACCGCCGCGGTGTCCGACATCCCGCGCGCGCGCCGCTTCGCCGAGGCCGTGCGCGCGCTGGGCTGCCGCTTCGCCCTGGACGACTTCGGGGCGGGCTTCGGGTCCTTCTACTACCTCAAGCACCTGCCGTTCGACGTGCTCAAGATCGACGGCGAGTTCGTCAAGCACGCCGGGCGCGACGCCACCGACCGGCTCGTGATCTCCGCGGTGACCGAGATCGCCCGCGGGCTGGGCAAGCGGACGGTCGCCGAGTTCGTCCCCGACGACGCGACGATCGCGCTGCTGCTGCGCCACGGCGTGGACTTCGGGCAGGGCTACCACCTGGGCCCCCCGCGCCCGCTGGCCGACGTGATGACCGAGTGCGCCCTGCCCGTGCCCGGCGTGCCCGCCCGCTGA
- a CDS encoding alpha/beta fold hydrolase, with protein MAPTPREIELHGHPVTYHQAGQGPVVVLVHGITSSSRTWRSVLPLLAARHTVIAPDLLGHGSSAKPPGDYSLGAHASGLRDLLVALDVPRATIVGHSLGGGVAMQFAYQFPERVERLVLVDSGGLGGEVSLVLRAATLPGAEYVLPLLAAGPILSAGAAVGGALARLGLRPSADLRGWVEGFQSLGDASARRAFLHTARSVIDPAGQRVHAGDRLYLTEHVPTLIVWGERDRMIPVAHGRAAHELMPGSRLEVLPRGGHFPFNDDPVWFSSLLHEFVATTEPAGIDDDRIRRLMLRGRA; from the coding sequence ATGGCGCCCACCCCCCGGGAGATCGAGCTCCACGGCCACCCGGTGACCTACCACCAGGCCGGGCAGGGGCCGGTGGTCGTCCTCGTGCACGGCATCACCTCCAGCTCGCGGACCTGGCGCTCGGTCCTGCCGCTGCTCGCCGCCCGGCACACCGTCATCGCCCCCGACCTCCTCGGCCACGGCAGCTCGGCCAAGCCCCCCGGCGACTACTCGCTCGGCGCGCACGCCAGCGGGCTGCGCGACCTGCTCGTCGCCCTTGACGTGCCGCGCGCGACGATCGTCGGGCACTCGCTCGGGGGCGGCGTCGCGATGCAGTTCGCCTACCAGTTCCCCGAGCGCGTCGAGCGACTCGTGCTCGTGGACTCCGGGGGGCTCGGCGGCGAGGTCAGCCTCGTGCTGCGTGCCGCCACGCTGCCCGGGGCGGAGTACGTCCTGCCGCTGCTGGCCGCCGGACCCATCCTCTCCGCGGGCGCGGCCGTCGGCGGCGCGCTGGCCCGCCTGGGCCTCCGGCCCAGCGCCGACCTGCGCGGATGGGTGGAGGGCTTCCAGTCCCTCGGCGACGCGTCGGCGCGCCGGGCCTTCCTGCACACCGCGCGCTCGGTCATCGACCCCGCCGGCCAGCGCGTGCACGCCGGCGACCGGCTCTACCTGACCGAGCACGTGCCCACGCTGATCGTCTGGGGCGAGCGGGACCGGATGATCCCCGTCGCGCACGGCCGCGCGGCGCACGAGCTGATGCCCGGCAGCCGCCTCGAGGTGCTGCCCCGCGGCGGGCACTTCCCCTTCAACGACGACCCCGTGTGGTTCTCCTCGCTGCTGCATGAGTTCGTCGCCACCACCGAGCCCGCCGGGATCGACGACGACCGGATCCGGCGGCTCATGCTCCGAGGACGTGCATGA
- a CDS encoding acyl-CoA thioesterase, translating to MTRPADYPHHLPIPTRWADNDVYGHVNNVEYYAFFDTVINAYLIHEGGLDILQGDAIGLCAESHCAFREALTFPEVVDAGLRVGKLGTSSVRYEIGLFREGAAQAAATGWFVHVFVDRETRRPVPIPPAIRAALEPLQAGAGAGVQAEAQA from the coding sequence ATGACCCGGCCCGCGGACTACCCGCACCACCTGCCCATCCCCACGCGGTGGGCCGACAACGACGTGTACGGCCACGTCAACAACGTCGAGTACTACGCGTTCTTCGACACGGTGATCAACGCCTACCTCATCCACGAGGGTGGGCTGGACATCCTGCAGGGCGACGCGATCGGCCTCTGCGCCGAGTCGCACTGCGCGTTCCGCGAGGCGCTGACGTTCCCCGAGGTCGTCGACGCGGGCCTGCGGGTCGGCAAGCTCGGGACCTCCAGCGTGCGCTACGAGATCGGCCTGTTCCGCGAGGGCGCCGCGCAGGCCGCCGCGACGGGCTGGTTCGTCCACGTCTTCGTCGATCGCGAGACGCGGCGCCCCGTCCCGATCCCGCCCGCCATCCGCGCGGCGCTCGAGCCCCTGCAGGCCGGGGCCGGGGCGGGCGTGCAGGCCGAGGCGCAGGCGTGA
- a CDS encoding zinc-dependent alcohol dehydrogenase family protein: protein MKVRGAVLTEMGRPAPYARSRPLEIVELDLAPPGPGELLVRVQAAGLCHSDLSVIDGSRPRVMPMVLGHEAAGEVVQTGGGTPGFATGDHVVLSFVPTCGACGPCRAGRPALCEPGAAANASGALLSGARRFSRPEAPGHALHHHLGVSAFADHVVVSAHSAVRVAADLPPEIAALFGCAVLTGVGAAVNSACVAEGDRVAVFGLGGVGLAALLGARMAGAAEIVAVDVVPAKLEHARRLGATPVTAGEHAVEAVREATGGGADKVIETVGSARVLAQAYEATRRGGTTVTVGLPHPEQRLDIQAVSLVTEERTLKGSYLGSCVPARDIPGFITAYREGRLPVDELLTHRIGLDDLNEGFDRLAAGDAVRQAVLL, encoded by the coding sequence GTGAAGGTCCGCGGCGCCGTCCTGACCGAGATGGGGCGCCCGGCGCCCTACGCGCGGTCGCGGCCGCTGGAGATCGTCGAGCTCGACCTCGCGCCGCCCGGCCCGGGCGAGCTGCTGGTGCGCGTGCAGGCCGCGGGCCTGTGCCACTCCGACCTGTCGGTCATCGACGGCTCGCGACCGCGGGTCATGCCCATGGTCCTCGGCCACGAGGCGGCGGGCGAGGTCGTGCAGACCGGGGGCGGGACCCCCGGCTTCGCCACCGGCGACCACGTCGTCCTGTCGTTCGTGCCGACCTGCGGAGCCTGCGGGCCGTGCCGGGCGGGGCGCCCGGCGCTCTGCGAGCCCGGCGCGGCGGCCAACGCCTCCGGCGCGCTGCTGTCGGGCGCGCGGCGCTTCAGCCGGCCCGAGGCGCCCGGGCACGCGCTGCACCACCACCTCGGCGTCTCGGCCTTCGCCGACCACGTCGTCGTCTCGGCGCACTCCGCCGTCCGCGTCGCCGCCGACCTCCCGCCGGAGATCGCCGCGCTGTTCGGCTGCGCGGTGCTGACCGGGGTCGGGGCGGCGGTCAACAGCGCGTGCGTGGCCGAGGGCGACCGCGTCGCCGTGTTCGGCCTGGGCGGCGTCGGCCTGGCCGCGCTGCTGGGCGCGCGGATGGCCGGCGCGGCCGAGATCGTTGCCGTCGACGTGGTGCCGGCCAAGCTCGAGCACGCCCGGCGCCTGGGCGCCACGCCGGTGACGGCGGGCGAGCACGCGGTCGAGGCCGTGCGCGAGGCGACGGGCGGCGGCGCGGACAAGGTCATCGAGACCGTGGGCAGCGCCCGCGTGCTGGCCCAGGCCTACGAGGCCACCCGGCGCGGCGGCACCACGGTCACCGTCGGCCTGCCGCACCCCGAGCAGCGGCTGGACATCCAGGCCGTCAGCCTCGTCACCGAGGAGCGCACGCTCAAGGGCTCCTACCTGGGCTCCTGCGTGCCCGCGCGCGACATCCCGGGGTTCATCACGGCCTACCGGGAGGGCCGGCTGCCCGTCGACGAGCTGCTGACCCACCGCATCGGGCTCGACGACCTCAACGAGGGCTTCGACCGGCTCGCCGCCGGCGACGCCGTGCGCCAGGCCGTCCTGCTGTAG
- a CDS encoding ATP-binding protein, whose product MHVEVVDQGVGFVPAARNRPQTEPGGWGLHMVEALSRRWGVHKGSTHVWFEIDHR is encoded by the coding sequence GTGCACGTCGAGGTCGTCGACCAGGGCGTGGGCTTCGTGCCCGCCGCCCGCAACCGGCCGCAGACCGAGCCCGGCGGCTGGGGCCTGCACATGGTCGAGGCGCTCAGCCGCCGCTGGGGCGTGCACAAGGGCTCGACGCACGTCTGGTTCGAGATCGACCACCGCTGA
- a CDS encoding glycine cleavage system protein H, with protein sequence MSQAPDFLQAVVGYRAWHVGEDGLLRPWTFAALAWEPGANTAVCARDARHRPPVADCMCGLYALSDPGDRRLNFRADQAVGAVAAWGDLEVHRTGFRAEHACVLALALPTRCEVGARDRLVAAAARYDVPLVRADGLSAEALRHGAPLPDDLWEPSWPAPRRAPARRGAAPAVDPHAFASAARGIALDSHLWVETALGSVVVGVTSALARDLPRDLRLSLPDPGAVLEAGDHAATVSTGEGAFGVWAPVGGSVLAVNPRLAADPGLLARDPEGAGWLLRLAPRDWEADARAVTWGAAAARQYAACVARDAARGDAFADVRLERLRALPPVRSAADVLAALRARREAPRFADAGALQRELGGRLGAALGADARLRAHLGRLGHVVRFVLHEPDAELVLDLRDGGARLDAAAPGGLELRCAAEDAYRWFTGTLDAAGALRTGELRSSSGPGPTLRALAVLKHLRVAAWDHAPSWA encoded by the coding sequence GTGAGCCAGGCACCCGACTTCCTGCAGGCCGTCGTCGGCTACCGCGCCTGGCACGTCGGCGAGGACGGCCTGCTGCGCCCGTGGACGTTCGCGGCGCTGGCCTGGGAGCCGGGCGCCAACACGGCCGTCTGCGCGCGCGACGCCCGCCATCGGCCGCCCGTCGCCGACTGCATGTGCGGCCTGTACGCGCTGAGCGACCCCGGCGACCGGCGGCTGAACTTCCGCGCCGACCAGGCCGTGGGGGCCGTCGCCGCCTGGGGCGACCTCGAGGTGCACCGGACCGGCTTCCGCGCCGAGCACGCCTGCGTGCTCGCGCTCGCGCTGCCCACGCGCTGCGAGGTCGGCGCCCGTGACCGGCTGGTGGCCGCGGCCGCCCGCTACGACGTGCCGCTCGTGCGCGCCGACGGGCTGAGCGCCGAGGCGCTGCGCCACGGCGCGCCGCTGCCCGACGACCTCTGGGAGCCGTCGTGGCCCGCGCCGCGCCGGGCGCCAGCGCGCCGCGGCGCGGCGCCGGCGGTCGACCCGCACGCCTTCGCGTCGGCCGCGCGGGGCATCGCGCTGGACTCCCATCTGTGGGTCGAGACGGCGCTGGGTTCGGTCGTCGTCGGCGTCACGAGCGCGCTCGCCCGTGACCTGCCCCGCGACCTGCGGCTGTCGCTGCCCGACCCCGGCGCCGTGCTCGAGGCCGGCGACCACGCCGCGACGGTCAGCACGGGGGAGGGGGCCTTCGGCGTCTGGGCCCCCGTGGGCGGCTCGGTCCTGGCCGTCAACCCGCGACTGGCCGCCGACCCCGGGCTGCTGGCGCGGGACCCCGAGGGCGCGGGCTGGCTCCTGCGCCTGGCCCCGCGCGACTGGGAGGCCGACGCCCGTGCGGTGACGTGGGGCGCGGCCGCGGCGCGCCAGTACGCGGCCTGCGTGGCCCGCGACGCCGCGCGCGGCGATGCCTTCGCCGATGTGCGCCTGGAGCGCCTGCGCGCGCTGCCGCCCGTGCGCAGCGCCGCCGACGTGCTCGCCGCGCTGCGGGCGCGCCGCGAGGCGCCGCGCTTCGCCGACGCCGGCGCCCTGCAGCGCGAGCTCGGCGGGCGCCTCGGCGCCGCGCTGGGTGCCGACGCACGGCTGCGGGCGCACCTGGGACGCCTCGGCCACGTCGTGCGCTTCGTGCTGCACGAGCCCGACGCCGAGCTCGTGCTCGATCTCCGCGACGGCGGCGCGCGCCTGGACGCCGCGGCGCCGGGCGGCCTCGAGCTGCGCTGCGCCGCCGAGGACGCCTACCGGTGGTTCACCGGGACGCTCGACGCCGCCGGCGCGCTGCGCACGGGCGAGCTGCGGTCCTCGTCGGGCCCCGGTCCGACGCTGCGCGCGCTGGCCGTGCTCAAGCACCTGCGCGTGGCCGCCTGGGACCACGCGCCGTCCTGGGCCTAG
- a CDS encoding HD-GYP domain-containing protein — MDVRLSEILAALSHALDITEGQPRGHSERTCLIAMRIAEHLELDDATTSSLFHAALLKDAGCSSNAAKVAALYGADDAAVKRDRKVTDHLSPAASVRHLVRATAPGRSPMAKARHLRLLVAHGAGGSRDLTELRCERGASVARFIGLDEVAATAIRHLDEHWDGRGYPDGLEGDAISLCGRILCLAQTAEVYWQDGGAGEACDVALRRCGSWFDPAVVDALVATREDAVFWASLQTPLVSALEPPDRAQYADDDRLDRIAEAFATIVDAKSPYTGRHSLGVAEIAVALAARLGDDAVGQRAIRRAALLHDIGKLGVSNRILDKPGRLDAAEWRAMRRHPEWTLEILQRIPAFAALAQVAAAHHERLDGTGYHRGLGAAQLDRPSRVLAVADVAEALSAERPYRGPLAPGEVLAIMRRDAGTALDAGVFAALEAALPAWSAAPARRDDERVAA; from the coding sequence ATGGACGTCCGCCTCTCGGAGATCCTCGCCGCGCTCTCCCACGCCCTGGACATCACCGAGGGTCAGCCCCGCGGCCACTCCGAGCGCACGTGCCTCATCGCGATGCGGATCGCCGAGCACCTCGAGCTCGACGACGCCACGACGTCGTCGCTCTTCCACGCCGCGCTGCTCAAGGACGCCGGCTGCTCGTCGAACGCCGCCAAGGTCGCCGCGCTGTACGGCGCCGACGACGCGGCCGTCAAGCGCGACCGCAAGGTCACCGACCACCTCAGCCCGGCGGCCTCGGTGCGCCACCTCGTCCGCGCCACCGCGCCCGGGCGCTCGCCGATGGCCAAGGCGCGCCACCTGCGCCTCCTGGTCGCCCACGGCGCCGGCGGCTCGCGCGACCTCACCGAGCTGCGCTGCGAGCGTGGCGCCAGCGTCGCGCGGTTCATCGGGCTCGACGAGGTCGCCGCGACGGCCATCCGCCACCTCGACGAGCACTGGGACGGGCGCGGCTACCCCGACGGCCTGGAGGGCGACGCGATCTCGCTGTGCGGTCGCATCCTCTGCCTCGCCCAGACCGCCGAGGTCTACTGGCAGGACGGCGGCGCCGGCGAGGCCTGCGACGTCGCCCTGCGCCGGTGCGGCTCGTGGTTCGACCCCGCCGTCGTCGATGCGCTCGTCGCCACGCGCGAGGACGCGGTGTTCTGGGCATCGCTGCAGACGCCGCTGGTCTCCGCGCTGGAGCCGCCCGACCGCGCGCAGTACGCCGACGACGACCGCCTGGACCGCATCGCGGAGGCCTTCGCGACCATCGTCGACGCCAAGTCGCCCTACACCGGCCGCCACTCCCTCGGGGTCGCGGAGATCGCCGTCGCGCTGGCCGCCCGCCTCGGCGACGACGCCGTCGGGCAGCGCGCCATCCGCCGCGCCGCGCTCCTGCACGACATCGGCAAGCTCGGCGTCTCCAACCGCATCCTCGACAAGCCCGGCAGGCTCGACGCCGCCGAGTGGCGGGCGATGCGCCGCCACCCCGAGTGGACGCTGGAGATCCTGCAGCGCATCCCGGCGTTCGCCGCCCTGGCCCAGGTCGCCGCCGCCCACCACGAGCGACTGGACGGCACGGGCTACCACCGCGGCCTGGGCGCCGCCCAGCTCGACCGCCCGTCGCGGGTCCTCGCGGTCGCCGACGTCGCCGAGGCGCTGAGCGCCGAGCGGCCCTACCGCGGTCCGCTGGCGCCCGGCGAGGTCCTGGCGATCATGCGCCGCGACGCGGGCACCGCCCTGGACGCCGGCGTCTTCGCCGCGCTGGAGGCCGCGCTGCCCGCGTGGTCCGCCGCGCCCGCTCGGCGGGACGACGAGCGCGTCGCGGCCTGA
- a CDS encoding SDR family NAD(P)-dependent oxidoreductase: MVGARDPGRGRAAAERLGARFVCIDVALDASVARAAEDVLAQEGRVDLIINNAGIIGSHASADELAGPDATELLDTNVAGIVQVTHAFLPLLRRSAHPGVIDVSSGMGSFAITHDPDRVESRPVAPLDTASRAAVTMLTTQHAKALPGIRVSAAGPTAPPPDLNGRTGPQTLTEGTEAIVALATEGPDGGTGRSWIATAPCAGSRRPPYSPLVPDASTAGRTPCAGS; encoded by the coding sequence GTGGTCGGCGCCCGCGACCCCGGGCGCGGGCGGGCCGCGGCCGAGAGGCTCGGGGCGCGGTTCGTGTGCATCGACGTCGCGCTGGACGCGTCGGTCGCCCGCGCCGCCGAGGACGTGCTGGCCCAGGAGGGCCGCGTCGACCTCATCATCAACAACGCCGGGATCATCGGCTCGCACGCATCGGCAGACGAGCTGGCCGGGCCGGACGCGACCGAGCTCCTCGACACGAACGTGGCGGGGATCGTGCAGGTCACGCACGCATTCCTGCCCCTGCTGCGCCGATCGGCGCACCCCGGGGTGATCGACGTCAGCAGCGGAATGGGCTCGTTCGCCATCACCCACGACCCCGACCGGGTGGAGTCCCGGCCGGTCGCCCCGCTGGACACGGCCTCCAGGGCCGCGGTCACGATGCTCACCACCCAGCACGCCAAGGCGCTGCCCGGGATCCGCGTCAGCGCGGCCGGCCCGACTGCACCGCCACCCGACCTCAACGGCCGCACCGGGCCCCAGACGCTGACAGAGGGCACCGAAGCGATCGTCGCGCTGGCGACGGAGGGCCCCGACGGCGGGACGGGACGTTCGTGGATCGCCACGGCGCCGTGCGCAGGTAGCCGGCGGCCGCCGTACAGTCCGCTCGTGCCCGACGCATCGACCGCCGGCCGGACCCCGTGCGCCGGATCCTGA
- a CDS encoding ATP-binding protein: protein MEPRRWHVPPHPAQLRRIRAAVTAYAAEAGMSATRLPELRLAVSEAATNAMVHAFAEDRPGTVSVTGDVDEHGDVVICVSDDGRGMSAGLRRPRLGRGLRLISALTDSVETRTRAGQGTLLRMRFATGRRPR from the coding sequence GTGGAGCCCCGCCGATGGCACGTCCCGCCGCACCCCGCCCAGCTGCGCCGCATCCGCGCCGCCGTCACGGCCTACGCCGCCGAGGCCGGCATGTCCGCGACCCGGCTCCCCGAGCTGCGGCTCGCGGTGTCCGAGGCGGCCACGAACGCCATGGTCCACGCCTTCGCCGAGGACCGCCCCGGCACGGTGAGCGTCACCGGCGACGTCGACGAGCACGGCGACGTGGTCATCTGCGTCAGCGACGACGGCCGCGGCATGAGCGCCGGCCTCCGGCGCCCCCGGCTCGGCCGCGGGCTGCGCCTGATCTCCGCGCTCACCGACTCCGTCGAGACCCGCACGCGCGCCGGACAGGGCACGCTGCTGCGCATGCGGTTCGCCACCGGCCGCCGTCCGCGGTAG
- a CDS encoding PilZ domain-containing protein: MASSSSSATPSPPTLDEGAVCVIQLAAVKRDIRCVVVGFAGATVLLLTAERIAAADFRSDADLASGFLMPGDPHARWAQEGHLTFSPDFRQCLFVSKDGFFAVQRRAYSRAPISLPVTIAGPGQRRETVTLDVSAGGCRLPAPPPDVGEVHLSLQLPTRRADTPAAVVRRSERDVTYTFLRPDDEDRDAISAMVLSWHAQHLPSEAVALIARAHGSADQRSASPKTR; this comes from the coding sequence ATGGCCTCATCCTCCTCATCGGCGACCCCTTCGCCCCCGACGCTCGACGAGGGGGCGGTGTGCGTCATCCAGCTCGCGGCCGTCAAGCGCGATATCCGGTGCGTCGTGGTCGGCTTCGCCGGCGCCACGGTCCTGCTGCTCACCGCCGAGCGCATCGCCGCCGCGGACTTCAGGTCCGACGCCGACCTGGCCTCCGGCTTCCTGATGCCCGGCGACCCGCACGCGCGGTGGGCCCAGGAGGGCCACCTCACGTTCAGTCCGGACTTCCGCCAGTGCCTGTTCGTGTCCAAGGACGGGTTCTTCGCCGTCCAGCGGCGCGCCTATTCGCGGGCGCCGATCAGCCTGCCCGTGACGATCGCCGGGCCCGGGCAGCGCAGGGAGACCGTCACGCTCGACGTCAGCGCCGGCGGCTGCCGCCTGCCCGCGCCGCCGCCCGACGTCGGCGAGGTGCACCTGTCGCTGCAGCTCCCCACGCGGCGCGCCGACACGCCGGCCGCGGTGGTCCGGCGCAGCGAGCGCGACGTGACCTACACGTTCCTGCGCCCCGACGACGAGGACCGCGACGCGATCTCGGCCATGGTCCTGTCCTGGCATGCCCAGCACCTGCCGTCGGAGGCCGTCGCGCTCATCGCGCGCGCCCACGGCTCGGCCGATCAGCGGTCCGCGTCGCCGAAGACGAGGTAG